In Halorientalis sp. LT38, a genomic segment contains:
- a CDS encoding lasso RiPP family leader peptide-containing protein gives MTDANDEYEPPELVSFGSLEEITEGSKGKGRGRGRGRGRGASRGDGLGGGR, from the coding sequence GTGACAGACGCAAACGACGAATACGAACCCCCGGAACTGGTTTCGTTCGGCTCTCTCGAGGAGATCACCGAGGGGAGCAAGGGGAAGGGTCGCGGACGCGGTCGCGGGCGTGGGCGCGGGGCGAGCAGGGGCGACGGCCTCGGTGGCGGACGGTAA
- a CDS encoding HPr kinase/phosphorylase has translation MADGKTVPQSMDDETYRAFGLTLESSIPLPELPRTDIRAEPTVRIERDSLAFPASETASYRVADGGVYLNYDVGTFFVDETTVVADPIREPDQLFRQYLLGRVIGMVLVLRGSLCLHASAVAVDGRAVLFAGPSGAGKSTTALAVALSRDGGSFVTDDVAPIAADADPTLQPGPPLVKFSADNPLCAVADIDPVLDDGSGPALGKRWYRVGGEVGSEPLPVDRIYLLEPGAPVGVEPVTGREAAIELRRQSFFASDSAFLREADFETAQFLQCADVADACRMRRLQSGRDLDDLPDVVSAVESDLESD, from the coding sequence GTGGCGGACGGTAAGACCGTCCCACAGTCGATGGACGACGAGACGTATCGTGCGTTCGGCCTGACGCTGGAGTCTTCGATTCCACTCCCGGAACTGCCACGGACCGATATCCGGGCGGAGCCGACCGTACGGATCGAGCGGGATTCTCTCGCGTTCCCGGCGTCGGAGACGGCCTCGTATCGGGTCGCCGACGGTGGGGTCTACCTGAACTACGACGTGGGGACGTTCTTCGTCGACGAGACCACCGTCGTCGCCGATCCGATCCGGGAGCCGGACCAGCTCTTCCGTCAGTACCTGCTCGGGCGCGTGATCGGGATGGTCCTCGTCCTGCGCGGGTCCCTCTGTCTCCACGCGAGCGCCGTCGCCGTCGACGGTCGCGCCGTCCTCTTCGCGGGGCCGAGCGGGGCCGGCAAATCGACCACGGCGCTCGCGGTGGCGCTGTCCCGGGACGGCGGCTCGTTCGTCACCGACGACGTCGCGCCGATCGCCGCGGACGCCGACCCGACGTTGCAGCCCGGGCCGCCGCTCGTCAAGTTCAGTGCCGACAACCCGCTCTGCGCCGTCGCGGATATCGATCCCGTCCTCGACGACGGGAGCGGACCCGCTCTCGGGAAACGATGGTACCGGGTCGGCGGCGAAGTCGGGAGCGAGCCCCTGCCAGTCGACCGGATCTACCTGCTCGAACCAGGAGCGCCAGTCGGCGTCGAACCGGTCACCGGTCGGGAGGCGGCGATCGAACTGCGACGCCAGTCGTTCTTCGCGTCGGATTCGGCGTTCCTGCGCGAGGCGGACTTCGAGACGGCACAGTTCCTCCAGTGCGCCGACGTCGCGGACGCCTGTCGGATGCGGCGGCTCCAGAGCGGGCGGGACCTCGACGACCTGCCAGACGTCGTCTCGGCCGTCGAATCCGATCTCGAGAGCGACTGA
- a CDS encoding PqqD family peptide modification chaperone: MDGRDGDRERTLPADAVVQATDACLHTTVDGEEVLLQTETGEYYGLNAVGTRIWEAVQEPRRVADVEETIRAEFDVSAAACREDVQAFLTDLREAQLLELVESDGTET, translated from the coding sequence ATGGACGGCCGTGATGGCGACCGTGAACGGACGCTTCCAGCCGATGCGGTCGTCCAGGCGACCGACGCGTGTCTGCACACGACCGTCGACGGCGAGGAGGTACTCCTCCAGACCGAGACCGGCGAGTACTACGGGCTCAACGCCGTCGGCACCCGGATCTGGGAGGCCGTTCAGGAACCACGGCGCGTCGCGGACGTCGAGGAGACGATCCGGGCGGAGTTCGACGTCTCGGCCGCCGCGTGTCGCGAGGACGTCCAGGCGTTCCTGACGGACCTCCGGGAGGCACAGCTGCTCGAACTCGTCGAATCGGACGGGACGGAGACGTGA
- a CDS encoding lasso peptide biosynthesis B2 protein — MTASGHARRARRLAVPTGLLLIVASAGLRWISATRVRTHLRRMARVVVLVTSGSVDGPVVRGAVRRADGAMPGQRSCLAKSLVAAALLEAAGRDATVRLGVARPDEGFQAHSWVESDGWVVVGDDYRLEQYEPLGTLADVDAADYEFE, encoded by the coding sequence GTGACGGCGTCGGGTCACGCCAGACGAGCGCGACGGCTCGCGGTCCCCACGGGGCTCTTGCTGATCGTCGCCTCGGCCGGCCTGCGGTGGATTTCGGCAACGCGGGTCCGGACACACCTCCGACGAATGGCACGCGTCGTCGTCCTGGTGACATCCGGTTCCGTGGACGGACCGGTCGTCCGGGGTGCGGTCCGTCGGGCCGACGGCGCGATGCCGGGGCAGCGGAGTTGTCTCGCCAAATCTCTCGTCGCCGCGGCGCTCCTCGAGGCGGCCGGTCGGGACGCGACCGTCCGACTCGGCGTCGCCAGGCCGGACGAGGGATTTCAGGCCCACAGCTGGGTCGAGAGCGATGGATGGGTCGTCGTCGGCGACGACTACCGGCTCGAACAGTACGAGCCCCTGGGAACCCTGGCCGACGTCGACGCCGCGGACTACGAATTCGAGTAG
- a CDS encoding nucleotidyltransferase family protein codes for MSVVRECCRQALGTSRGSPPDLDDEFARRTLSVARAHGVEPLVSSVLADSSAGDVAAVADERRRTAQSNLQAVAQARTVVDAFADRGIEALVYKGPVLAARAYGEVGRRAFDDIDLLVAPEDFDAAQDVLASRRYRVAERLDGLREVAFAPPEGYHVDLHATPIPRYFPGDLPFEDLWARHVDVDVAGTTLPGLAPADLFVVLAIHGTKHCWYRLSWICDVAALAEGVSWATVADRARASRSRRMVASAVALAEACLGASGPPARTFDVEQPVADRLADASLDRVLDPDPEPPEWGDRIRYQLQALDSAGDSARFLGSLAFAPTVADREFLDLPTPLTPLYAVVRPVRLAVRTLRRVLSGSP; via the coding sequence ATGTCAGTCGTTCGGGAGTGCTGTCGGCAGGCGCTCGGGACCAGCCGCGGGTCCCCGCCCGACCTCGACGATGAGTTCGCCCGGCGAACGCTTTCGGTCGCGCGCGCTCACGGCGTCGAGCCACTCGTGTCGTCGGTCCTGGCCGACTCCTCGGCGGGCGACGTCGCTGCCGTCGCGGACGAACGACGCCGGACGGCGCAGTCGAACCTCCAGGCCGTCGCCCAGGCGCGCACCGTCGTCGACGCGTTCGCGGACCGCGGCATCGAGGCGCTCGTCTACAAGGGGCCCGTGCTCGCCGCGAGAGCCTATGGAGAGGTTGGCCGGCGAGCGTTCGACGACATCGACCTCCTCGTCGCGCCCGAGGATTTCGACGCCGCCCAGGACGTGCTCGCGTCCCGGAGATACCGCGTTGCGGAGCGCCTCGACGGCCTCCGAGAGGTCGCGTTCGCGCCGCCGGAGGGATATCACGTCGACCTCCACGCCACGCCGATCCCGCGCTACTTCCCCGGCGACCTCCCGTTCGAGGATCTCTGGGCTCGTCACGTCGACGTGGACGTCGCCGGAACGACGCTCCCCGGCCTCGCGCCGGCCGACCTGTTCGTCGTGCTGGCGATCCACGGCACCAAACACTGCTGGTATCGACTCTCCTGGATCTGTGACGTCGCGGCGCTGGCCGAGGGCGTGTCGTGGGCAACGGTCGCAGATCGGGCACGGGCGAGCAGGAGCCGCAGGATGGTCGCATCGGCGGTCGCGCTCGCCGAGGCGTGTCTCGGCGCTTCAGGGCCGCCGGCGCGCACTTTCGACGTCGAGCAGCCGGTCGCGGACCGCCTCGCGGATGCCTCGCTGGATCGCGTGCTCGACCCGGACCCAGAGCCGCCCGAGTGGGGCGACCGGATCCGCTATCAGCTGCAGGCGCTGGATAGCGCCGGTGACAGCGCGCGCTTCCTCGGCTCGCTCGCGTTCGCGCCGACGGTCGCCGACCGGGAGTTCCTCGACCTGCCGACACCGCTGACGCCCCTGTACGCTGTCGTCCGGCCGGTTCGACTCGCGGTTCGGACGCTCCGTCGGGTCCTGTCGGGCAGTCCGTAG
- a CDS encoding glycosyltransferase family 4 protein, protein MADSLKVHFFTLTDTEGSEHIYMGELQPALAERNVVPVDDWRDADVVHLFEVNFLTADTLRNFQFPKLLRIIRSDTSLVISTDDLYFCDDPDLTVRPRLYPLNHHLQRLLFERADALIAISESVRGRLERHVDSTPIHVVRHGVDDAYRNDDTPSGDPFVLHVSLAAPRKNPEAVAEVAERLDHRMVIAGSGWDERIPETATNVETPGFVPEDELIRLYEDAAVFYFPTRHEGFGLPVLEAMAANTAVVTSDVYSVPEVTGEHAVLRNPHAIDAHVEAIERLLETDAERRELAQQAHERAEQFTWAKAARETESVYRDVRV, encoded by the coding sequence ATGGCGGACTCACTGAAGGTCCACTTCTTCACGCTCACCGATACCGAGGGGTCCGAGCACATCTACATGGGGGAGCTACAACCGGCACTCGCGGAGCGAAACGTCGTCCCCGTCGACGATTGGCGCGACGCCGACGTCGTTCACCTCTTCGAGGTCAACTTTCTCACTGCGGATACGCTTCGCAACTTTCAGTTTCCGAAACTCCTCCGAATCATCCGATCGGACACATCGCTCGTCATCTCCACTGACGACCTCTACTTCTGCGACGACCCCGATCTCACCGTTCGACCGCGACTCTACCCGCTGAACCACCACCTCCAGCGACTGCTCTTCGAACGAGCCGACGCACTGATAGCGATCTCCGAGAGTGTCCGCGGCCGACTCGAACGCCACGTCGACTCGACGCCGATCCACGTCGTCCGTCATGGCGTCGACGACGCGTACCGCAACGACGACACACCGAGCGGGGACCCGTTCGTCCTCCACGTCAGTCTGGCCGCACCACGGAAGAACCCGGAGGCGGTCGCCGAGGTGGCGGAGCGACTGGACCACCGGATGGTGATCGCGGGAAGCGGCTGGGACGAACGCATCCCCGAAACGGCGACCAACGTCGAAACCCCTGGATTCGTCCCGGAAGACGAACTGATACGGCTCTACGAGGACGCGGCCGTGTTCTACTTCCCGACCCGGCACGAGGGGTTCGGGCTCCCGGTACTCGAAGCGATGGCTGCCAACACGGCCGTCGTCACCTCCGACGTCTACTCTGTCCCCGAGGTTACCGGTGAACACGCGGTACTTCGGAATCCCCACGCCATCGACGCTCATGTGGAGGCGATCGAACGACTGCTCGAAACCGACGCCGAACGTCGTGAACTGGCCCAGCAGGCCCACGAACGCGCCGAGCAGTTCACCTGGGCCAAAGCGGCCAGGGAGACCGAATCCGTCTATCGCGACGTGCGCGTGTAA
- a CDS encoding sulfatase-like hydrolase/transferase produces the protein MDLKLYLGSATTTLLMRVGLVVLDTLRLGTFRDEMAQISEYADHRFSNFYSSSRWTVPAHASLFTGLYPTEVGSHAGNRHYTSNSETLAERFDADDYETVALSNNVHIDSFFGFDRGFETLHRGPNLEGRPDEETGEFDWDELFSTIGDGPFRYLRALRRIVSSDAPTVPTLRTGLEFLRSGTAMDHTGGIDWAHDAAENHLTDPPEDLFFFANLMPVHFPYEPPEEYSPVEPLDEQPFHLSLRDEPVTDEEHRRHWENYTGAARYLDDELPKLIDGVDWDCLFIISDHGELFGEHDGLRGHEYGIHEELVHVPAVALGSEVPEGTTDELTSILDVHRTLLEIAGIDVPEHARGYNLFEDEIPDDRAVYAESTGVGQYSPDAKGVLANIPAEWDQEHYMLRTDDAMLIVDGDGTRVIDPESGDERPEREDELLDRVERIRADRRDFSGESTDDDEDVPEDIQDRLEHLGYK, from the coding sequence ATGGATTTAAAATTATATCTTGGGTCGGCTACAACTACTCTGTTAATGAGAGTGGGACTCGTCGTTCTCGATACGCTACGCCTCGGTACATTCCGCGACGAGATGGCGCAGATCTCTGAGTACGCCGATCATAGGTTCTCGAATTTCTATTCGAGTTCACGGTGGACTGTCCCAGCTCACGCCTCACTATTTACAGGTCTCTATCCGACGGAAGTCGGCAGCCACGCCGGAAATCGCCACTACACGAGCAACTCCGAGACGTTGGCTGAACGATTCGACGCAGACGACTACGAGACGGTAGCCCTGAGCAACAACGTTCACATCGATTCGTTCTTCGGCTTCGACCGTGGATTCGAGACCTTGCATAGGGGACCCAACCTCGAAGGCCGCCCCGACGAAGAGACTGGCGAGTTCGACTGGGACGAACTGTTCTCGACGATCGGCGACGGTCCCTTCCGCTATCTCCGTGCTCTGCGACGGATCGTCAGCAGTGACGCTCCTACTGTACCAACACTCCGCACTGGTCTCGAATTTCTCCGCTCGGGCACCGCAATGGATCATACCGGAGGCATCGACTGGGCACACGATGCAGCCGAAAACCACCTGACTGACCCGCCGGAAGACCTCTTCTTCTTCGCGAACCTGATGCCGGTCCACTTCCCGTACGAACCGCCGGAGGAGTACTCCCCGGTCGAACCGCTCGACGAACAACCGTTCCATCTTTCGCTGCGAGACGAGCCTGTAACCGACGAAGAACACCGGCGTCACTGGGAGAACTACACTGGTGCTGCACGCTACCTGGACGACGAACTTCCGAAACTCATCGACGGCGTCGACTGGGACTGTCTGTTCATTATCTCGGACCACGGCGAACTGTTCGGTGAACACGACGGGCTCCGCGGACACGAGTACGGTATCCACGAAGAACTGGTTCACGTCCCCGCCGTTGCACTGGGGAGCGAAGTCCCAGAAGGGACGACCGACGAACTCACGAGCATCCTCGACGTTCATCGGACCCTGCTGGAGATTGCGGGGATCGACGTACCGGAACACGCTCGCGGATACAACCTCTTCGAGGACGAGATTCCGGACGATCGGGCGGTCTATGCCGAGAGTACTGGCGTCGGGCAGTATTCGCCGGACGCGAAGGGGGTTCTCGCCAACATCCCAGCCGAATGGGATCAGGAGCACTACATGCTCAGAACCGACGACGCGATGTTGATCGTGGACGGTGACGGTACCCGAGTGATCGACCCGGAAAGTGGCGACGAACGACCGGAACGCGAAGACGAACTCCTCGATCGCGTCGAACGAATCCGTGCCGACCGACGTGATTTCAGCGGCGAATCGACCGACGATGACGAGGACGTCCCCGAGGATATTCAGGACCGACTGGAGCACCTCGGATACAAGTGA
- a CDS encoding glycosyltransferase family 2 protein, producing MDVTACTTVVSRWEKLDNCLQALFSGNQQPDEVIVLDNSNTPGANPVLEKHDVSVIEVEEKIGPSEARKRLSDSVETPLTLFIDADVSANSQALERLHSRLTNTEYSVAAGIWSDYNKFYRRVGNSLHFDPVERNVIKKPISYGDVQDFETVEVEFSTPQVMLETQVLDQVGFDPEYRFYFEWWDFFMQLREIEEPILTVLDAEFIHEPGGYKGNESTRHDNYDPKIDQQYFEEKWGYTPKTLDIEDGTYSKSQLKRRASHYLKLLDVAQKRKL from the coding sequence ATGGATGTGACTGCGTGTACCACTGTCGTAAGTCGGTGGGAAAAACTTGATAACTGCTTGCAAGCTTTGTTTTCTGGAAACCAACAACCTGATGAAGTGATTGTGCTTGATAACAGTAATACTCCAGGAGCAAATCCGGTTCTTGAGAAGCATGATGTTTCTGTTATTGAGGTTGAGGAAAAAATCGGTCCTTCAGAGGCACGTAAACGCCTGTCCGATAGCGTAGAAACCCCTCTAACGCTATTTATTGATGCCGACGTTTCAGCGAATTCACAGGCTTTGGAACGCCTTCACTCGAGACTCACGAATACTGAATACTCTGTAGCTGCAGGAATTTGGAGCGACTACAATAAATTCTACCGTCGCGTTGGAAATAGTCTCCATTTCGACCCCGTAGAAAGGAACGTAATCAAAAAACCGATCTCCTACGGTGACGTCCAAGACTTCGAAACGGTTGAGGTAGAGTTCTCGACCCCGCAAGTCATGCTTGAGACGCAGGTTCTGGATCAAGTGGGATTCGATCCAGAATACCGGTTTTACTTCGAGTGGTGGGACTTCTTCATGCAACTACGCGAGATAGAAGAGCCGATATTGACCGTCTTAGATGCGGAGTTTATCCATGAACCTGGTGGGTACAAAGGTAATGAAAGTACTCGCCATGATAATTATGATCCGAAAATTGACCAGCAGTATTTTGAAGAAAAGTGGGGATATACACCAAAAACTTTAGATATTGAGGACGGAACATATAGTAAATCACAACTCAAACGGCGGGCAAGTCACTACTTGAAGCTTTTAGATGTCGCACAGAAGCGTAAACTGTGA
- a CDS encoding polysaccharide pyruvyl transferase family protein, translating into MRSGTRLEEELRERADQSFLLIPPGGNYGDVLIYRGFEKLAKEVGINYSDLRTSAIDMNFLRENLRGVPFDASMAEPSMFAHDLLTRALYFYHRYFANPDIVYIHGGGHFNDIWGIGADALRIADEYFDSRIMIGPASCNFADTDPICLFQSIESEVTFFCREMYSNEIMADIAEDVDNLEICTANDTALHLTPEDFDIRHTGSEYTLVALRTDKESALTSQTIDFGTGKWPVVEEDVSIEASTIREFVSRIANANEIYTDRLHVALTASIFDVPTTLYGNSYHKNKGVYEFSLSDHPKINFANIGDGVCQVQSA; encoded by the coding sequence ATGCGAAGCGGGACCCGTTTAGAGGAAGAACTTCGCGAACGGGCCGATCAGTCTTTTTTATTAATTCCTCCTGGTGGTAACTACGGTGACGTCCTGATATACCGTGGTTTCGAGAAACTGGCTAAGGAAGTCGGTATAAACTACAGTGACCTTAGGACATCAGCCATCGATATGAACTTTCTCCGAGAGAACCTGCGCGGAGTACCGTTCGATGCCTCGATGGCGGAACCGTCCATGTTTGCGCACGACCTACTAACCAGAGCTCTCTACTTCTACCACCGTTATTTCGCTAACCCCGATATTGTATATATTCATGGTGGAGGGCATTTCAACGACATTTGGGGAATTGGGGCTGATGCTCTTAGAATCGCTGACGAGTACTTCGATAGCCGAATCATGATCGGGCCCGCGAGCTGCAACTTCGCGGACACGGACCCCATCTGCCTATTCCAATCGATAGAAAGTGAGGTTACGTTCTTCTGTAGGGAGATGTATAGCAACGAAATTATGGCCGACATCGCAGAGGATGTTGACAATCTTGAAATTTGCACGGCCAATGACACCGCACTACACCTCACCCCAGAAGACTTCGATATCCGTCATACAGGATCTGAGTACACTTTGGTTGCTCTTCGGACCGATAAAGAGTCAGCGCTTACATCGCAAACAATTGATTTTGGAACCGGAAAATGGCCCGTGGTGGAGGAAGACGTGAGCATCGAGGCATCGACTATACGGGAATTTGTCTCTCGAATTGCGAATGCTAACGAAATCTACACAGATCGCCTCCATGTGGCCCTGACTGCCTCGATATTTGACGTCCCCACGACGCTCTATGGAAATTCCTATCATAAAAACAAGGGTGTGTATGAGTTCAGTCTTTCAGACCATCCGAAAATAAACTTCGCCAATATTGGAGATGGAGTGTGCCAAGTTCAGAGCGCTTAG
- a CDS encoding glycosyltransferase family 2 protein codes for MTPTASVIVPTYYRNDALEDALESVHQQTLPQSEIEIIVVDGSEDDQNGRSIAEQYGADYYCPTDDPGLAGCRDIGIEAAMGDYIRLLDDDDMLIEDAIESQIDLSKSKDCGVVYGGIEWENGHQVLPDTAIKGDVLRYALSFQMAPCIPSTLLVERSCFEEMPLLESLPSDDHGMMIELAKVADFDFIADVVIKRGGGDEGLGSASRTVKNRLSTIESYESLYEEYPETKRKALGYTNLLAAQSELNDEKWSKSAIFDAWRAFYYYPTLETGGFALASIGGRPLRDFARRVYMSFQSDNHRGKIA; via the coding sequence GTGACACCGACGGCCTCCGTAATAGTTCCAACCTATTACCGGAACGACGCCCTCGAAGATGCACTCGAGAGCGTCCACCAACAGACACTTCCTCAATCTGAGATCGAAATTATTGTCGTCGATGGATCAGAAGATGATCAAAACGGTCGATCCATAGCAGAGCAATACGGTGCGGACTATTATTGTCCAACAGATGATCCAGGTCTCGCAGGCTGTCGAGATATTGGAATCGAAGCCGCAATGGGGGATTATATTCGATTACTCGACGACGATGATATGTTGATAGAAGATGCGATTGAGTCTCAGATCGATCTCTCGAAGTCGAAAGACTGTGGCGTAGTCTACGGTGGAATCGAATGGGAGAATGGACATCAGGTTCTCCCGGATACTGCTATCAAGGGAGATGTTCTTCGATATGCACTTTCGTTCCAAATGGCACCCTGTATTCCCTCTACCCTTCTCGTCGAACGGTCGTGTTTCGAGGAAATGCCGCTGCTAGAGTCCCTTCCCAGCGACGATCATGGAATGATGATCGAACTGGCAAAAGTGGCCGATTTTGACTTCATTGCCGATGTTGTAATAAAACGCGGCGGGGGAGATGAAGGTCTTGGCTCAGCCTCAAGAACCGTGAAAAACCGATTATCGACCATCGAGTCTTACGAATCCTTGTACGAAGAGTATCCAGAGACGAAACGCAAAGCACTCGGCTATACTAATCTACTGGCTGCCCAATCGGAACTCAACGACGAAAAATGGTCGAAGTCTGCGATTTTCGATGCCTGGCGAGCGTTCTATTACTATCCAACTCTTGAAACAGGCGGGTTTGCTCTTGCTAGTATCGGTGGGCGACCGCTTCGGGATTTTGCTCGAAGAGTATACATGTCTTTCCAGTCTGACAACCACCGAGGGAAGATAGCATGA
- a CDS encoding flippase, with protein sequence MSEASEEEQSVTDSLSTVFSGGLLVSAGKVVALGLGFLTQVAMARLLAEGAYGQVVLTLSVISVAGLVAKLGLDSGVTRKYPHHEGEPAEALGVVRSSLFIAGISGVAVGCLVFVLAPFIAQRIFNEPSLTVLFRIAAVIIPFNALSWVAVSLAQGARNARPHTYVKQLFQPIVRFLAISGLLIGGFGAAGAIAGQTTALVLAAILALLLLHRSLPTFDTTPVPMHKSLLTFSIPLLAVQGMGFLNTNVDIYMVGYFLASSDLGIYNIALQIGNLVTALLSTAGFLLPPMLTRLQKNGQTAEMRRTYQVLTKWMVVLILPGAVVLFFAPELVIGLLFGERYVPGVTALRILLIGKVVAIVMGLNTQALIALGENRFVSYLVFFQTVVNVIVNYSLIPIIGIEGAAIGMMVSAILGDVVGVGILYREYEVHPLTKAILGPVGAVCAVAVLGYALVQAANLPTYFVVVIVGIAYVPIVATLAPEPEDEQLLTRVEDRTGYELTFVRRAFRLVG encoded by the coding sequence ATGTCTGAGGCGTCCGAAGAAGAGCAATCAGTCACTGATTCTCTTTCCACAGTATTTTCGGGTGGCTTACTCGTCTCAGCGGGAAAAGTCGTCGCTCTAGGCCTTGGATTTCTCACACAGGTCGCGATGGCACGTCTGCTGGCTGAAGGGGCATATGGACAGGTCGTCCTTACACTTTCCGTGATCAGTGTCGCTGGATTAGTGGCTAAACTCGGATTGGATAGTGGAGTCACGAGAAAGTATCCGCACCACGAAGGTGAGCCAGCGGAAGCGCTCGGTGTCGTCCGTTCAAGTCTTTTTATCGCAGGGATCTCGGGAGTTGCAGTCGGTTGTCTCGTATTCGTGTTAGCACCATTTATTGCTCAAAGGATTTTCAATGAACCGTCGCTAACGGTCCTGTTCCGTATTGCAGCAGTAATAATCCCATTTAATGCACTCAGCTGGGTCGCCGTTTCGTTAGCCCAAGGTGCGAGGAATGCCCGACCACATACATACGTAAAACAGCTGTTCCAGCCAATTGTTCGGTTCCTCGCTATCTCTGGTCTCTTGATTGGGGGGTTTGGGGCTGCCGGCGCAATAGCGGGTCAGACCACTGCCTTGGTTCTGGCAGCCATACTGGCACTTCTTCTCCTACACCGTAGTCTTCCAACGTTCGACACTACGCCGGTCCCCATGCACAAATCACTGCTTACGTTTTCCATTCCACTTTTAGCAGTTCAGGGGATGGGCTTTCTGAACACGAACGTCGACATCTACATGGTAGGCTACTTTCTGGCGTCGTCCGATCTCGGGATCTACAACATCGCGCTGCAGATCGGAAATCTGGTGACTGCACTGCTATCTACGGCTGGGTTCCTGCTGCCGCCGATGTTGACTCGGTTGCAGAAGAACGGCCAGACGGCCGAAATGCGGCGAACCTATCAGGTGCTCACGAAGTGGATGGTCGTTCTCATTCTACCGGGTGCAGTCGTTCTGTTTTTCGCCCCCGAACTGGTCATCGGCCTGTTGTTCGGGGAGAGATACGTCCCCGGAGTGACGGCGCTCCGGATTCTCCTGATCGGAAAAGTAGTTGCTATCGTTATGGGTCTGAACACGCAGGCATTGATCGCACTGGGTGAGAACCGATTTGTCTCGTATCTGGTGTTCTTCCAGACTGTAGTCAACGTGATTGTCAACTACTCACTAATTCCGATCATCGGAATTGAGGGTGCGGCGATCGGAATGATGGTAAGTGCGATACTTGGCGACGTGGTGGGTGTTGGTATTCTATACAGAGAGTACGAAGTGCACCCGCTTACGAAAGCTATCCTCGGCCCAGTGGGAGCGGTCTGTGCTGTAGCAGTGCTCGGCTACGCTCTCGTACAGGCAGCTAACCTACCGACGTACTTCGTTGTCGTTATCGTCGGTATCGCTTACGTCCCGATCGTTGCAACACTCGCCCCAGAACCGGAAGACGAGCAGTTACTGACGCGGGTCGAGGACCGAACGGGCTACGAGCTCACGTTCGTCCGGCGGGCGTTTCGGTTGGTCGGGTAG